ATCTTGCTTTACATATATAGAACATTTACTGCTGCACCAGGAGGCTGCACGTGTATATGATTCAAGAATTCTGTTGTGGATTTTTTGCCGGTAAACTGAGGTGGTTATAGGTGATCAATGGTGTACGTTAGGTTTGCATGATGGAATTCAATTTGTTGTATAGAGTTTCCTGAAGGCTTGGGTGATAGTAAATGCCACTGGATTGGGAAAAttgctttttttgttttcaacagATTCATCGAGTAAAATGTAACTATGTCCTGTCTTAGCAATGCATTGTATTATTGACAAAATGCTTTCCATTTTCTTGTAAATTAGTAGTGCAAGTCTGCTTTATTCAGGTTTTCATCATGTAGATTCTTCGGTGACTGGATGCTTGTACAATCTCAATTGACAATAAGCTACGACATAGCACACACTTTTCCCTCAGACTTTTCTCGCAAAAATCTAAGGGTACATAAGCTCTGACGATATTTCCCATCTTGTAACCAAATTTCCTATGCTGAGAATTACAGCATCAGTCAGGTAATTCAGTGactataagaaaattagaaaagagaGAACAGAAACATATCAAAATATCCTTAACGACAGCAAATTAGGGAGCCTGAGGCTGATTCTCCTAGGCGTTCAACAATCAGCATTCACTTCATTGCGCACTCTTTGCCAATGGAGACTTAAAATATAATCTTAAGAGTAAATGATGCTTCATTCAAAGCCATTACAGTGCCCATATAATCTTCCAGTTAGAAATTGCTGGCAAAAACTACCAACAACTCGAGCTCAATAATATCCGGCCTAACTCTTCTAGGCAGATTCAGCGAACTATTGTACAACGGACCGAAGTTCTCCAGTAAGCAGAGCATTTTTCCGGTGCTGTGACAGGATGTTGTGGACTCGGACAGTTTCAATCCTTGATGCCAAGTTATCACAATTGGGCTCTGTAACTTGCTTAACGGCATTAAGTAGTGTCTGCAAGATTTGTAGGGGATCACCATGGCTAACAACCAAAATTGCGCATCTGCAAAACAAacataaagtaaacacaagaAATTAGGGGCTAATTACCTCAAGCTACTAGAAGGATGAAATCATTGCAGTTGTATAAGCATTCTACAGGACCTAACAATTATCACGCTAAACACCTAACAATTATCACGCTAAACAATATGATATTCAGGTAACATGAACAAAATGTTAAGCATCTTATCAaggatttaaaattaatgtttttttttccacaatatcatttgaatttctttgagAATTCAGATGGGAAATATTTTTCTGCTAACTCATACTACTAAGGTTTTAAGCATTCTGATCCAGGATCATATTTTTAGTTGTTAGCAATCCATAATCAAGGAGTCATCATTCATGTTGTTACTTATTTGTTTGCTTTCAAATTTGTATATCCTTATTTGTTTGCTTCCCAACTAGTATCAATGTCAGTGTCTTAGAAACATAAATGCAGCATTTATTCTCAAATAATTCCCTGATTTGTTTTCCGGAATGCCAAATAAGGATGAGCATTATTACCCTTGAAATTCCAATTCCATAGCTGCCATAGCAGTTGCAAGTCTAGAAACGACGTCATTGACACTTTCTCCTCCCTCCGGTCGCATGAATGGATCTTTCTCATCTAGGGCCCATATCTCAGGATACTGCTCACGGAAGGAAATAGGAAATAAGAAAGCCTCAAATACTATGCAATTAGggggaaaacaaaaacttgtgCATAGGTTCAAATAGAATAGGTCAGTTGATGTAGATATCACCACATATCAATTAAACCTTCACCCTAAATGCTTATAATGCCCCTATTATAAAGCAGAAGCAATCTTTCATATGCCACATTTATACTGACAAATGACAATTAGATTTCATTAATAGGACACATACTTTATCATGTGACAAAAGTTCAAATGAAGGGCCAAAGAAACGTTCTCGAAGATCTTCCATCACCTGCCCAGCAAAATTAACTTCAAGATCAGTGCAAGCAAGTGcgtgatgaaaaacaaatgtttcattttatttgtcaaaataaattagcaaTTTTTTGTCCCAAACCTACAATAGAAAGGAAAGAATACTGAAAATAGAGTGTGAAGTTCTGTTTGACTGAATATAAGTCTCTTTTGAGAAAACAAATACACAAATGCAAAGTATTTATCCTCATCTCTGGACAAGTCAGTAAGCATTAGCTGAAGCATTTAACATACACATGTATGTTCTGTCTATTATTCAAAGCATTTCAATGCAAAAGCATCTGGGTAATCTCAATAAGATAAATCTTTGCAAATTAAAGCAGCTTACCTTACATTGAGGACCTTCAAAAGGAAGATTCAAAACAGATGCAACGACTTCAGCTGTGTGTGTTGTTCTTGAAAATGGAGAGTAGCATATGCGAACATTTTCCAGCggaatattattttcattcagTTCCTACACACATAATAAAGTTACCCAGTatgtgaagaagaaaatacatttttctctttctcattGGCCAAATGAGTCTGGATAAGATAATGACCATCGGAGACAACCAAAATCTATTTCTTCTTGATCTTCATTTATAGGTACCCGCTTACTGTTATAGTACCTACCTATCTTGCAAATCTGGGTTTATCAAAGGTGGATCATTGACTCAAGCTATTATCATCGTACACATAATCTTCAGGAAAGCACGCACCAGAATCCAATACCATTCCTAATGATTAAGCAACTACCCCTTAATGGATGCACTCCTCACAAACACTATTGAGTACCCCAGAAGGCATACACTAGCAAACAGCCatacaaaagataaaattttggttctagaaataataattcttgacAAAATGAAAACCTAAGACAATTCATTTTGCTTAGCAAGAAAAACATGAATAAAGGAATGACAAGCATGAAATGTAAATACCTTTAGGAATAACTCTCCAGCCAACCGAGCTTGATC
This window of the Citrus sinensis cultivar Valencia sweet orange chromosome 8, DVS_A1.0, whole genome shotgun sequence genome carries:
- the LOC102619241 gene encoding uncharacterized protein LOC102619241, producing MATTPFLRNKYWVLRHGKSIPNEKGLIVSSLENGTRREYQLASEGVDQARLAGELFLKELNENNIPLENVRICYSPFSRTTHTAEVVASVLNLPFEGPQCKVMEDLRERFFGPSFELLSHDKYPEIWALDEKDPFMRPEGGESVNDVVSRLATAMAAMELEFQGCAILVVSHGDPLQILQTLLNAVKQVTEPNCDNLASRIETVRVHNILSQHRKNALLTGELRSVVQ